A window of the Salvelinus alpinus chromosome 25, SLU_Salpinus.1, whole genome shotgun sequence genome harbors these coding sequences:
- the LOC139553370 gene encoding NF-kappa-B inhibitor alpha-like has protein sequence MSSSELQPAQQPVSTMDLHRASILNHMDYNTDGRHSKDRKVQSINEERLDSGLDSLKDEEYEVVASELECLRVDCPSPQRDECGNEPWKEHVLEDGDTLLHLAIIHEAKDCARKLIELSCNEPFLNQQNYQRQTPLHLAVITEQAEIVERLLKAGCDPMLVDDSGNTALHIACRKGSLTCFSVLTQTQGCSTQLPAIMATPNYSGQNCLHLVSIHGFLSLVESLVALGADIDAQEQCNGRSPLHLAVDLQNLDLVRLLVSNGANVNSLTYGGHTPYHLTYGRQNAAIQRELYELTAQELRELPDSESEDSEEEGQSDEEEVTCWYDDIQWNMHK, from the exons ATGTCAAGTTCCGAATTACAACCAGCACAGCAGCCAGTGTCAACAATGGACCTTCATCGAGCTAGTATCCTCAACCACATGGATTATAACACTGATGGTCGACATTCTAAGGATAGGAAAGTGCAATCTATCAACGAAGAGCGGCTGGACAGCGGCCTTGACTCTCTCAAAGACGAGGAATATGAAGTTGTCGCCAGTGAGCTCGAGTGTCTTCGTGTGGATTGTCCCTCACCGCAGAGAGACGAATGCGGCAATGAACCCTGGAAGGAACACGTTTTAGAGGACGGAGACAC GCTTCTCCACCTTGCCATTATCCATGAAGCCAAGGACTGTGCAAGGAAGTTGATAGAGCTGTCATGCAATGAGCCTTTCCTCAATCAACAGAACTACCAGAGACAG ACTCCGCTCCATCTGGCTGTGATCACAGAGCAGGCTGAGATAGTGGAGCGTCTGCTGAAGGCTGGCTGTGACCCAATGCTAGTGGACGACAGTGGCAATACAGCCCTCCACATCGCCTGTAGGAAGGGCTCTCTCACCTGCTTCAGTGTCCTCACCCAGACCCAGGGCTGCTCGACCCAGCTCCCAGCCATCATGGCCACACCAAACTACAGTG GTCAGAACTGTTTGCATCTGGTCTCTATCCATGGCTTTCTCTCGCTTGTGGAGAGCCTTGTTGCTCTCGGAGCTGACATCGATGCACAG GAGCAGTGTAATGGCCGCAGCCCTCTCCACCTGGCTGTGGACCTACAGAACCTGGACTTGGTTCGGCTCCTGGTCAGTAACGGCGCTAACGTCAACAGCCTAACCTATGGAGGTCACACGCCGTACCACCTGACCTACGGTCGCCAGAACGCTGCAATCCAAAGGGAACTGTATGAGCTGACGGCTCAGGAGTTGAGAGAACTGCCAGACAGTGAGTCTGAGGACAGTGAGGAAGAGGGACAGTCTGATGAGGAAGAG GTAACATGTTGGTATGATGACATTCAATGGAATATGCACAAGTAG